TTAAGTCTACCCCTATCTTTGCATTCTTGACACAGGGCTTGTAGATTCTTATACGTACATCAGTACATTGCTAAGTGAATGATGTTTACCTTGATTTTAGCTGATTTATCCTTCTAATTGATTCTCAATTGTTTGGCAGACAACCTTGTTAAACCACATATTGACTGCTGAGCATGGAAAACGCATTGCAGTCATCGAAAATGAGGTATGCAATGTTGTTAGTATTAGTGATGAAGTGGATAATACTAATGCTTAAATGGGATCCGAGATTATCTGCATAATCAGTTCTATATTAGAGAACTTCATTTTGAATTGGAATTGTGGTGCTTTCTTTTCCCTCAAGAGCATGGTAAAATGCTCTACACAAGATTTGAATGTTCTGTTTGGGGGTTTGGGGGTACGATAAATAATTATGACACTTCGAAGCTTCAAAATCTAATCGAtaccttttattttctttaatttgttttctcaatcataattgattattttattttagttattaaaAACATTATAGATATGTGCATAAGAAGAGATtggaaagataaaaaaattattactatatGTTGTGACTAAACGATATGCAACTAAAAtacattataatattttttaaaagctAAAATAATCAAGATAATGAAAAATATCTTTTAAAGATTTGAAAACAGAAAGAATCAATATATGTGTGAATTGTATAGGTTtcaaatgcattaaaatatttttaaaaagctTAAATGATGCAGGTGTAAAAAATGCTTttaaagatttgaaaaaatagaaaatataaatatatttgtgaATAGTGTAGATTTCAAATGaattagaatataaaaaaaaagaatgaaaaatatAGAAATGCATGAGATTTAATAAACAAAAGATGTGTGCATTAAATGGGTTTCTATTTTAGAGTCCatataaaaaagataaaaagattTGAATAAACAAAATTAGGAGATGAAGGTGCAGTAGGAAAAAAGATACACAAGGGGCATTTGTTAGGAATCGAACTCGGGACTACTATGCTAAATAAGAGCGGATTACCGCTGGACCAAGGATGCGAATTGTTATTAGGTATACCTAAATTCATTATGATGATAAGTTTTGGGGGTACAGTGGTACCCCCTTGTTCCcatgtggcttcgccactgcTAGGTGGATCGAGTCTAATTCTGGTTGACTTATTGGTATATCAGTTTGGTGAAGTTGATATTGATGGCTCCCTAGTTGCTGCCAAAGCTGCTGGAGCAGAGGACATTATGATGCTCAATAATGGATGTCTATGTTGCACAGTGAGGGGGGATCTTGTAAGGATGATTTCAGAACTTGTTAgtaagaagaaaggaaaatttGATCACATTGTTATTGAGACAACAGGTAGGGCTGATTGTATAAATGATTTAGTTTGCTTTGAGGATTAAACATTCTTTATTTTTGTCTTTCCATTTTCATGGCATGGAAATTGATGTATAGATCAATGTTCTGCACTGTGTCACATCTTTTCAGGATTAGCAAATCCAGCACCAATTATTCAGACGTTTTATGCTGAGGATCAACTATTTAATGATGTTAAACTTGATGGAGTGGTCACACTTGTTGATGCTAAGCATGCTGGTGTTCATCTTGATGAAGTTAAGCCGGAAGGTGTTGTCAATGAGGCAATAGAGCAAATCGCATATGCTGATCGCATCATAGTAAACAAGGTACAATGAGGTGATAGTTATTACATGTTCTATTCTTGAAAAACTCATATGTAAAGGTAAAGTTTTTTTGTAAGCATTAACGAATCTATGCCTTCTTTTCAGATTCTTATTTTCCTAACTCAACCTGCGGTTCTTAGAATGTCTACTCTAGAGTTTGTTGTTCGCTAGTTAAGCTTTGGGtttgacattttgctataagaCTGATTCATGATGTTTTGATTACAGACTGACCTTGTTGGCAAAGCTGCAGTTGCTTCTCTGTTTGAAAGGATAAGGGTGGGTTTCTCGCAAATTCTGTTTGACTACTTTCCCCTAATTTTTTTGTCCTGGATTCTCTCTGATTAGTTTTTTCTTGTAATCCAGGGCATAAATCGTATGGCTCAACTCAAGAAAACACAATATGGACAAGTTGATTTGGATTATGTTCTTGGAATCGGAGGTTTCGATTTGGAAAGGTCTACGTCAATTTAAATCTTGACCATTCTTATAGTTTGTTTTATACACTGACATTTGGAAAGGTCTACTTCAGTGTCCACACTGAGAGTGCTCCCTGACCTTAATTTGCTTGCTGATTACGAGAACTGATTTTTCTGAAGTTATAGTGGTTATGGGAACTCTTGAACCTTGAACATGCAGAAACAAAGAGTGATGAATCAACTCTTGGAACACTTATGGGCTTTAACTGAAAAATGATTGATGAATCAGCTTTTAGGAAAGTTACCTGAGAAAAAGTGCTTATGCTTCTTTTTTGGTAGGGGGGTCTATATTTGTGGCAATCGTCTTGGGTAGCTGCATCATGTATTCATCacagtattttatttttctgattTCCTATATGAATATGTGGAACTAATTTCCTTCTTTAGCTGCAATGTGCcctttcttttttcctttagtCTCTTTCTATGATCGTATACTCTGGTTTTCAATATAATAAGTTtggttttccatttttttttgttctgtATGGAAATTGCATGATGCTTTGGCTCgaaaataaatttattctttttttgcATGAAGTATGATTCGATATATAGCTTTGCTCAACCCAAGTAATACGTGCAGAATCGATAGTGCTGTTGATGTGGACCACTCAAAGGAAGCTGATGATGGTCAGAGCCATGAGGATGGGCACGAGCATGATCACGATCATGATCACCATCATCATGGTCACGAACATGGCCATAATCATGACCATGGTAACTTTTTGTTTCATTATCGTCTTGAGAAGTACCTTGAATAATTGGCACGAGTTGTGCTATACGAATTAGAACTGCTAACTGGAAATATGGTTATCAGATGCCTGGTTTTTTCTCTTTAACTCCAGCTTTCCCTTTTCCTTGGGAGTTGGGTCTATTGGAATAATCAAGTTATGCAGTTCATTTATTCCCTATCCAAAAACAAAGTGACATTTTTTGCTTTGTATGCTCTGCATAAATGATGCTGCTGATGATAAAACAATCACACCAGTTGAGTTTGCCATGTTAATTTATTGAATTCCATTGCAGAACATCATAACCATCACCATGATCATACCCACGACCCTGGTGTTTGTTCTGTTAGCATAGTTTGTGAAGGGACGTTGGATCTTGAAAAGGTGGGTGGCAAAAAAAGtctttcttcctttcttctaaTGTCTATACGCAATGCTGATTTGGTCTGTTGACCATATTACAGGCCAACATGTGGCTAGGTAACCTATTGTTAGACAGAAGCGAGGACATATATCGAATGAAGGGTCTTCTGTCTGTGGATGGCATGGACGAGCGATTTGTGTTTCAGGTACACTATCTAAACACCTCTCCTTTGCCTCAGTTCGTAACTATTTGAACATCCATATGCTTGTTCAATCTTTGAAATACTCAGTTCTTGGGTTCTTTTCTGCTGCTGGTTATGAGATGTATCATGTTTTGCTTGAAAGTTGCTACTACTATTGTTTAATTTGACTAATTGTGTGTCGTTGTAGGGTGTTCACGATATATTCCAAGGCTCACCGGATAGGTTATGGGGCGCAGACGAAGCGAGGGTAAATAAGCTCGTATTTATAGGGAAGAACCTGGACAGGGAGGAACTGGAGCAAGGCTTTAAGACCTGTCTATTGTAGTAAGGAACTAAGGATACATACAATACAACCCATAATTTTGAGGAATCTATTTCAATATTAAGCAGTTGTTTTTGTCATCGACTATTAATAAAGTAGTAACGTTAACATACCTCAACTTTTCATggctatttatttgtgtttaatatttttagattttCTCAGGGAGAATTAttatttaaagtttttttcttatggagacattttttcttctttttaactTTTATTCAACTTGTACAACCATCCGTCCACACATCACCGTGGCTCGGCCACTTTAATTATCCTAATTAATTTATTcatcaataaaattttaatcaatttacaattaatttaattagagcTTAGTAATGGGGTTGTATacttgtttgtttgtttttcgaATTCGAACAGGTATACAAGGTTTTTAAAGATGAGTCGTCATTTTCAAAAGAGTTTATTTACAAGTATATTATACATTTACTAAATTCAAATAGTATGAGCAATTAAATATCCCCAAAAAAAGATTAATTACATTACTAAATATGAGCAATTAAATATCCCCCAAAAAAGATTAATTACATTACTAAATTGAGTGCAATTGTTAATACGACTCCTATAAGTATATAAATGACAAACtcaataaaaatatcaaacCTCTCAAGAATAAAGAAAagcataacaaaaaaaaagaagcttGAAAAACCGCCTTCTCCTCACGGAAACACTGTCAGCTATTTAAGCAAGAACCTTCCCCCTTACTTGCCGACCTCTACTCCGTTCCACCTCTCTCAAGCTTCTTAAGCATGGTATGTACTTTTGATTTTAATGTTTCTTCGATTTGGGTTCTTAAAAGTTCGAATTTTTTTCGTGATTtccgtttttttttttcaaatttctttgGCAAGAATGGTTCAGTTCGCTTATGCTCATTAACATAGTTACACAAATCTAAAATTTTACATGAATTAGCTGTTATCTTCGTGATGTAGCCCTAATTTATGCGATTTAATTGGGATTAGTGTTTTGATTTTGGGATTATCCGAGAGATATAGGCTAGGCTAGGGTTTCTGAGCTACATACTTGTTTTGCACTTGATTTGAAATATCGGGGAGGTGTTGGATTTATGCATTTATCTGAACAATTTCAGGGCTCACATGGGGAGGATATGATGGAAGAGGAAGATGATTACGTTGAGTATGTTCCTGTGGCGAAGAGGCGCGCGCTTGAGGCGCAGAAGATTTTGCAGCGCAGGGGAACGTCTTCTGCAGTCGACGAAGAGATGGAGAAACAGAATCTCGTTGAGGCCAAACCAAGTCTACTGGTGAAAGCTTCTCAACTGAAGAAAGATCAGCCAGAGATCACCCAAACCGAGCAGATGATACTACAGGAGAAGGAGATGATCGAGCACCTTTCAGATAAGAAAACTTTGATGTCCGTTCGGGAGCTGGCTAAGGGCATCACTTACACTGATCCTTTACCCACTGGGTGGAAGCCGCCCTTGCCAATAAGAAGAATGTCGAACAAGGCTTGTGATGCCATAAGAAGGCAGTGGCACATCATCGTTGATGGAGATGATGTCCTGCCACCAATCAAGAACTTTAAGGACATGAGGTTTCCACAGCCCATTTTGAAGAGTTTAAAAGCTAAAGGGATTGTGCAGCCAACACCCATCCAAGTGCAGGGCCTCCCGGTTATTTTGTCTGGGAGAGATATGATTGGGATTGCTTTCACGGGGTCTGGAAAGACCCTTGTTTTTGTGTTGCCACTCGTTATGATTGCATTGCAGGAGGAGATGATGATGCCAATTAATCCAGGGGAAGGACCTTTTGGATTGGTTGTTTGTCCTTCCAGGGAGCTGGCTAGGCAAACTTTTGAAGTTGTAGAGCTATTTCTTGAATCTTTGAAAGAGGCTGGCTATCCAGAGCTCCGGCCTTTGCTTTGCATTGGAGGAATTGATATGAAGTTGCAACTTGATATAGTGAAAAAAGGAGTTCACATTGTGGTTGCTACTCCGGGGCGACTGAAGGATATGCTagcaaagaagaaaatgaatttAAACAACTGCAGGTAATGCTTCTTCCCCCCTTTGCAACTTCTATTTACTTAGGCTGTTAGTTGTTGATTGCTGCATTCGATAGCCGATATTTATGTGATACTTCCATGTAAGATTAGAATTATGCATCTTGTTAGTTAATGTGTATTACAGTATTCAATTCAAAGTCTGAAGTGAGCTTTTATGCAGATATCTGACATTAGATGAGGCGGATCGTTTGGTGGATCTAGGATTCGAAGATGATATTAGGGAAGTTTTTGATCACTTCAAGGGCCAAAGACAGACTCTTCTGTTTTCTGCCACCATGCCCACGAAGATTCAGAATTTTGCAAGAAGTGCCCTTGTAAAGCCTGTCACGGTAAACGTGGGAAGGGCTGGAGCAGCAAATTTGGATGTGATTCAAGAAGTCGAATATGTGAAACAGGAGGCGAAGATCGTTTACCTTCTCGAATGTTTGCAGAAGACGTCACCCCCTGTTCTGGTATTTTGTGAGAACAAAGCAGATGTGGACGACATTCATGAGTATCTTCTGTTAAAGGGAGTCGAAGCTGTTGCAATACATGGAGGAAAAGACCAAGAAGACAGAGAATACGCCATATCTTCGTTCAAGGCAGGGAAGAAGGATGTTTTAGTGGCTACTGACGTGGCTTCAAAAGGTCTCGATTTTCCTGATATCCAACATGTCATCAACTATGATATGCCAGCAGAAATAGAAAACTATGTCCATCGGATCGGAAGGACAGGGCGATGTGGGAAAACAGGAATTGCAACGACCTTTATCAACAAGAACCAGAGCGAGACGACTCTGCTTGATCTGAAACACCTGCTGCAAGAGGCGAAGCAGAGGATACCTCCGGTTCTGGCAGAGCTGGATGACCCGATGGAAGATGCGGAGGCAATTGCTAATGCGAGTGGAGTGAAAGGTTGCGCCTATTGTGGTGGGCTTGGTCATCGTATTCGAGATTGTCCCAAGTTAGAACATCAAAAGAGCCAGCAAATTGCAAGTTCAAGAAGAGATTATTTTGGTTCTGGGGGCTATCGTGGGGAAATGTGATTACCAAGTTATGCTCTTCTCTTCACTCCAAGTAGATATATAGTGTCGAAACGTTTTGTGTTGTATTTTGATGATGAATCGAATGGTCGATTGTGGTCGAGCAATTTGCAAACTGTTGTCCTGATATCATATCTACCGAGTGGTCGAGCAAATGTGGAAGATAACATAGTTAACATTTCTCTTATACTATAGTTGTTAATCATATGCAGAAACAAGATGCTACTATAACCATCATCATATCATTAAACTGTCATGAAATAGTATAGAATGCAAATGAAAATTTTGCTTATACAGTCTCCTATTTACTCTATTTACTACACAAGTGAGGAGCATGGctaagaaaaaagagaaaacacAAAGAAATATATAAAACTAAAACATAAAATGGTCTCTAGCAactacttccttcgtcccattagaaatgaagtAGTAATTGTTTATCGTCACAAGATTTTATATAATGTTGTCTTGTGGgttaatgaggagagaataaagtactaagagagatgaaaaggtagagattatattatttatattttaggaaatatttcaattttaatagaacaaattaaaaagaaaaacgtttcatttttaatctgATAGATGGAGTAGATAATTTAACAAAATATGTTTAGCACGAAAGATAACTCTTCTATGTTTAAAAGTCTATGACCagagataaataaattaaatatgcaCTTAGTTTACGTATAACTGTATAAGCTATGTATTTCGTATTTTATTggctcaaataaaaaaaataaaaaaaatagtaaaatacttcGTATTAGAGAACCCGCATCGGTGTCTCGATGCGAGCTCGGTCTCGTCCCGGCgagacgagaccgcatcgagacaCCGATGCGGGTGTTCCGTCGCGTCTCGTAGCCCGGGGGAGGGGTGGTTGGctggctgtctcgccacgcacgttggccacgtggcgagcaGCGGTTGGGGCGTGACGCCTACTCACCAGCTTTGCGAGTGGGCGTCGATTTTAggctatttttaattattattttttaaaaaaatctaaaaaaatttttaaaaaaattttgacCGTTTTTTTCGGCCGTTTTATTTTACCCTTTTTTTTTgcagattttttttttccttttttcccaCATTCATTTATTAATAACTCAATTCCCccatcattttttccacacacaAACACCACACTCTCACAAACACTAtcatatcatctctctttcttctccAATTTCTGCAAAAAATGTCCGGTGATAGAAACTCCGGCGGCGAGGGTGGTGGCTACGACTTGAACGTGTTTgtcgactggggggcatgtacaatgttttgGTGCTTCCGGTTCGTCGCCGtccacccaaggctcgtcgaggCCGGCGTACCAAACACCATCTTTTCCAGTTGATGCATACTATCGTCCCCCAAGTTCGAGGAGCACGCAAAcacagggattatcccaaattaggaaAGATATTCCGGAGGAACACACtccggaggcggtggaggacCGTGAGGACGACGACCGTCATCCATACACACTAGCGGAGACTATGGTTCTCTTCGACGCTTGGATCAGCACGTTGAACGATCTCATcctcgggaatcaacaaacccgcaagtgtttttgggataaGGTCACCCAAGTATACAACGCAAAAAGCTGAATAGGGCCTTCAGCCGCAACCTGAAGATGCTTCACGCTCATTTTGAGCGAgccgacagagatgtcaaaagaTTTTGTGGGATCTACAAGAGGGAAGCGGAGCAATCtcaaagcggagccagtggagccgacattctgagagcggctttgcAAGTCATTAAATCCGACACCAAaaaaaagatttcaaatttcccgatgtttgggaggcggtCA
This sequence is a window from Salvia splendens isolate huo1 chromosome 5, SspV2, whole genome shotgun sequence. Protein-coding genes within it:
- the LOC121803445 gene encoding COBW domain-containing protein 1-like; the encoded protein is MASVASVSMEIASTFVGLAKSRSYPISSVKTTHFFSRNKQCFIGLNHKFLACTSSDKSRIVCSPKQLNRRFCRRLYAATSAAETDESGVVSKIPPDNRIPATIITGFLGSGKTTLLNHILTAEHGKRIAVIENEFGEVDIDGSLVAAKAAGAEDIMMLNNGCLCCTVRGDLVRMISELVSKKKGKFDHIVIETTGLANPAPIIQTFYAEDQLFNDVKLDGVVTLVDAKHAGVHLDEVKPEGVVNEAIEQIAYADRIIVNKTDLVGKAAVASLFERIRGINRMAQLKKTQYGQVDLDYVLGIGGFDLERIDSAVDVDHSKEADDGQSHEDGHEHDHDHDHHHHGHEHGHNHDHEHHNHHHDHTHDPGVCSVSIVCEGTLDLEKANMWLGNLLLDRSEDIYRMKGLLSVDGMDERFVFQGVHDIFQGSPDRLWGADEARVNKLVFIGKNLDREELEQGFKTCLL
- the LOC121804674 gene encoding DEAD-box ATP-dependent RNA helicase 35-like → MGSHGEDMMEEEDDYVEYVPVAKRRALEAQKILQRRGTSSAVDEEMEKQNLVEAKPSLLVKASQLKKDQPEITQTEQMILQEKEMIEHLSDKKTLMSVRELAKGITYTDPLPTGWKPPLPIRRMSNKACDAIRRQWHIIVDGDDVLPPIKNFKDMRFPQPILKSLKAKGIVQPTPIQVQGLPVILSGRDMIGIAFTGSGKTLVFVLPLVMIALQEEMMMPINPGEGPFGLVVCPSRELARQTFEVVELFLESLKEAGYPELRPLLCIGGIDMKLQLDIVKKGVHIVVATPGRLKDMLAKKKMNLNNCRYLTLDEADRLVDLGFEDDIREVFDHFKGQRQTLLFSATMPTKIQNFARSALVKPVTVNVGRAGAANLDVIQEVEYVKQEAKIVYLLECLQKTSPPVLVFCENKADVDDIHEYLLLKGVEAVAIHGGKDQEDREYAISSFKAGKKDVLVATDVASKGLDFPDIQHVINYDMPAEIENYVHRIGRTGRCGKTGIATTFINKNQSETTLLDLKHLLQEAKQRIPPVLAELDDPMEDAEAIANASGVKGCAYCGGLGHRIRDCPKLEHQKSQQIASSRRDYFGSGGYRGEM